In a genomic window of Cyclopterus lumpus isolate fCycLum1 chromosome 13, fCycLum1.pri, whole genome shotgun sequence:
- the socs9 gene encoding suppressor of cytokine signaling 9 yields MSLPKESGNRGKDRERGARPKVRQSRSEERRDPGSGRKGVKGKKKGLSSHEPAAERPVSDGFEYGEMLSDIDSKDQSSPSPLKESLRWQGLEAASFVGQERVTSRPGLGTVSSATEIPGAGEGESRGSSSSRTLRQKIQDAMGQCFPIKTHSATAPAPSPQALSSTACASSRRKIHLSELMLDDCPFPVGSELAQKWYLIKQHTAPITQPPLLDSAVVCIAPTAVMATVVEDVDDRLRERRRISIEQGVEPPPNAEIHTFEVTAQINPLYKHGPKLAHGMNELAGAERASVHHHQQLLLQRQQQHHQLLLQSCLDTLDEVVASASASASGHTCDSAPAHTCDSIPEPLVDSEVTATNVPSRVILTPTEDPKSHDGYRIHTQIDYIHCLVPDLLQITNLPCYWGVMDRYEAETLLEGKPEGTFLLRDSAQEDYLFSVSFRRYGRSLHARIEQWNHNFSFDVHDPSVFHAPTVTGLLEHYKDPNSCMFFEPLLSNPIHRAQPFTLQHICRAVISSCTTYDGINMLPIPNTLKKHLKEYHYKQRVRVRRMDTWWE; encoded by the coding sequence ATGTCATTACCAAAGGAGTCAGGGAACCGAGGTAAAGATCGAGAGAGGGGGGCCCGTCCTAAGGTGAGACAAAGCCGGTCAGAGGAAAGACGCGATCCAGGCAGTGGACGGAAAGGTgtaaagggaaagaaaaaaggccttTCTTCCCATGAACCAGCAGCTGAGAGGCCTGTCAGTGATGGCTTTGAGTATGGTGAAATGTTGAGTGACATCGACTCCAAGGACCAATCTTCCCCCTCACCTTTGAAGGAGAGTTTGAGATGGCAGGGGTTGGAAGCCGCCTCATTTGTAGGACAAGAACGGGTCACATCCCGGCCAGGACTGGGAACAGTTAGCTCTGCTACAGAGATACCTGGAGCCGGTGAAGGTGAGAGCAGAGGGTCAAGCAGCAGCCGCACTCTTCGGCAAAAAATCCAAGATGCAATGGGGCAATGTTTCCCAATAAAGACGCACAGCGCGACGGCACCAGCACCATCTCCGCAGGCTCTTTCCTCAACTGCCTGTGCCTCTTCGAGGCGCAAGATCCACCTCAGTGAGTTGATGTTGGATGACTGCCCTTTCCCTGTAGGATCAGAGCTGGCTCAAAAGTGGTATCTCATTAAGCAACACACAGCCCCCATTACCCAGCCTCCCTTGCTTGATTCCGCAGTAGTGTGCATTGCCCCTACTGCAGTCATGGCTACGGTGGTGGAAGACGTAGATGACAGGTTGCGAGAGCGCAGGCGCATCAGCATCGAACAAGGTGTTGAGCCACCACCCAATGCAGAGATTCACACATTTGAGGTGACGGCCCAAATTAACCCTCTCTACAAGCATGGCCCTAAGCTGGCGCATGGTATGAATGAATTAGCTGGGGCTGAGAGAGCCTccgttcatcatcatcagcagcttcttctccaaagacagcagcagcaccaccagctTCTTCTACAAAGCTGCCTGGACACTCTGGATGAGGTGGTGGCCTCTGcttctgcctctgcctctggcCACACCTGTGACTCTGCCCCTGCCCACACCTGTGACTCTATCCCCGAACCTCTGGTTGACTCAGAGGTTACAGCGACCAACGTGCCCTCTAGAGTCATACTTACTCCAACTGAGGACCCCAAATCTCACGATGGCTACCGCATTCACACTCAGATTGATTACATTCACTGTTTGGTTCCAGACCTTTTGCAGATCACCAACCTCCCCTGTTACTGGGGGGTGATGGACCGCTACGAGGCAGAGACGCTGTTGGAGGGAAAGCCTGAAGGCACCTTCCTCCTGCGTGACTCTGCTCAGGAAGACTACCTCTTCTCCGTTAGCTTCCGCCGCTATGGCCGCTCTCTACACGCACGCATTGAACAGTGGAATCACAATTTTAGCTTTGACGTGCACGACCCAAGTGTCTTCCACGCTCCCACAGTTACAGGATTGCTGGAACACTACAAGGATCCCaactcctgcatgttcttcgaGCCCTTGCTGTCCAACCCCATCCATCGCGCACAGCCCTTCACCCTGCAACACATCTGCCGAGCGGTCATAAGCAGCTGCACCACCTATGATGGCATTAACATGCTTCCCATTCCAAATACTTTGAAAAAGCACCTGAAGGAATACCACTATAAGCAGAGAGTACGTGTACGCCGAATGGACACCTGGTGGGAATGA
- the LOC117741137 gene encoding protein Smaug homolog 2 isoform X2 gives MMFRDQRVSRTQARFLHICLEHWLADCTEIHILEAEANNAAIVSQWHQEPKEKVVSLLLSHLPLLQPRNSEAKCEYMKLLQKVLSHTIESSLFVEESRQLLSYALIHPATTLDDRTSLAMWLNHLEEHLSSGYAPRPPSSPYHPRQGSDEWPSSTEALDPGHAWHDQSPSSSTSPAGQNGHMPFPGGMSSPINSNNTGLGGQMQPSPLKKSMSVIPSSPQACVSEWVSHDDIGGRQNFILTDHAPLSPQSSVASSGSEQTEEQGSYRNTFQEDGSGMRDVPAWLKSLRLHKYASLFSQMTYDEMMILTEHHLESQNVTKGARHKIALSIQKLRERQSVLKSLEKDILEGGNLRNALQELQQIILTPIKANSLPSAAQIAPDTATSPSDATQTGADKEPASEGFQSHNPPPCDGDSSATPISDGDIAGQFTRVMGKVCTQLLVSRPDEENISCYLQLIEKCLTHEAFTETHKKRLVSWKQQVLKLLRLFPRKAMLDMPVYRQKGWTYGSNSLPTAGSVSGVVGRRGQRPFQMTPRGLPAGRIGLLSPGGIGGASPRHTLTNPALAGQGRQNLWFANPGGSNSMPSQSRSSVQRTHSLPVHTSPQTMLMFQQQECQVPGADLEINPTLESLCLSMTEHALGDGTDRTSTI, from the exons ATGATGTTCCGAGACCAG AGGGTGTCCCGCACCCAGGCTCGCTTCTTGCACATCTGCCTTGAACACTGGCTGGCAGACTGCACAGAGATCCACATCCTAGAAGCTGAGGCCAACAATGCAG CAATTGTCAGCCAGTGGCATCAGGAGCCGAAGGAAAAAGTTGTGTCCTTGCTGCTGTCCCACCTGCCTCTGCTGCAGCCACGCAACAGTGAGGCCAAATGTGAGTACAtgaagctgctgcagaaggTGTTGAGTCACACTATTGAGAGTAGCCTGTTTGTGGAAGAAAGCAGGCAGCTGCTGTCCTACGCGCTCATCCACCCTGCCACAACACTGGATGACCGCACCTCTCTGGCCATGTGGCTAAATCACCTAGAGGAGCACCTATCCAGTGGCTATGCCCCCCGGCCCCCATCTAGCCCCTACCACCCACGTCAGGGCTCAGATGAATGGCCCAGCTCTACTGAGGCTCTGGACCCTGGCCACGCTTGGCACGACCAGTCCCCCTCATCCAGCACGTCTCCAGCAGGCCAGAACGGACACATGCCTTTCCCAGGTGGGATGTCCTCTCCCATCAACAGCAATAACACAG GTCTGGGTGGACAGATGCAGCCCAGCCCTCTGAAGAAGTCCATGTCCGTGATTCCTTCCAGTCCCCAGGCTTGTGTCTCTGAGTGGGTTAGCCATGATGACATAGGGGGCAGGCAGAACTTCATTCTCACAGACCACGCTCCCCTTTCACCCCAAAGCAGCGTAGCCTCCTCAGGCAGTGAGCAGACAGAAGAACAAGGCTCCTATCGCAACACCTTCCAGGAGGATGGCAGTGGCATGAGAG ATGTTCCTGCATGGTTGAAGAGTCTCCGTCTTCATAAATATGCATCACTTTTTTCCCAGATGACCTATGATGAGATGATGATTCTCACAGAGCATCACCTGGAGTCGCAG aACGTCACTAAAGGAGCACGGCATAAGATCGCCTTGAGTATCCAGAAACTGCGAGAAAGGCAGAGTGTGCTCAAGTCTTTAGAAAAG GATATTTTGGAAGGGGGCAACCTGCGTAACGCCCTCCAGGAGCTGCAACAGATCATCCTCACACCCATTAAAGCCAACAGCCTTCCCAGTGCAGCACAGATTGCCCCTGATACAGCCACCTCCCCGTCAGACGCCACACAAACAGGAGCAGACAAAGAGCCGGCCTCAGAGGGCTTCCAGTCCCACAACCCCCCTCCCTGTGATGGAGACTCCTCAGCCACACCCATCTCAGACGGCGACATTGCTGGACAGTTCACCCGTGTCATGGGTAAAG tgtgcacccagttgctggtgtcAAGGCCAGATGAGGAGAATATCAGCTGTTACCTTCAGCTTATTGAGAAGTGTCTGACTCATGAG GCCTTCACAGAAACTCACAAGAAAAGGCTGGTCTCCTGGAAGCAGCAGGTCCTCAAATTGCTGCGCCTGTTCCCTCGGAAAGCTATGCTGGACATGCCTGTGTACCGACAGAAAGG CTGGACATATGGGTCCAACTCCCTCCCCACAGCAGGCTCTGTGAGTGGAGTTGTAGGGCGGCGGGGACAAAGGCCGTTCCAGATGACTCCTCGTGGACTTCCAGCAGGACGCATCGGTCTTCTGAGTCCCGGCGGGATCGGGGGAGCGTCTCCACGCCACACACTCACTAATCCTGCGCTGGCAGGCCAGGGAAGACAA AACCTGTGGTTTGCTAACCCTGGGGGCAGTAACAGCATGCCAAGTCAGAGTCGCAGCTCTGTGCAGCGGACCCACTCACTCCCTGTTCACACCTCCCCGCAAACCATGCTCATGTTCCAGCAGCAAG AATGCCAAGTTCCGGGTGCTGACCTGGAGATCAACCCCACGCTGGAGTCACTGTGCCTCAGTATGACAGAGCATGCCTTAGGGG ATGGAACAGACCGAACATCAACAAtatga
- the LOC117741137 gene encoding protein Smaug homolog 2 isoform X1 encodes MMFRDQVGILTDWFKGWNECEQTVALLSLLKRVSRTQARFLHICLEHWLADCTEIHILEAEANNAAIVSQWHQEPKEKVVSLLLSHLPLLQPRNSEAKCEYMKLLQKVLSHTIESSLFVEESRQLLSYALIHPATTLDDRTSLAMWLNHLEEHLSSGYAPRPPSSPYHPRQGSDEWPSSTEALDPGHAWHDQSPSSSTSPAGQNGHMPFPGGMSSPINSNNTGLGGQMQPSPLKKSMSVIPSSPQACVSEWVSHDDIGGRQNFILTDHAPLSPQSSVASSGSEQTEEQGSYRNTFQEDGSGMRDVPAWLKSLRLHKYASLFSQMTYDEMMILTEHHLESQNVTKGARHKIALSIQKLRERQSVLKSLEKDILEGGNLRNALQELQQIILTPIKANSLPSAAQIAPDTATSPSDATQTGADKEPASEGFQSHNPPPCDGDSSATPISDGDIAGQFTRVMGKVCTQLLVSRPDEENISCYLQLIEKCLTHEAFTETHKKRLVSWKQQVLKLLRLFPRKAMLDMPVYRQKGWTYGSNSLPTAGSVSGVVGRRGQRPFQMTPRGLPAGRIGLLSPGGIGGASPRHTLTNPALAGQGRQNLWFANPGGSNSMPSQSRSSVQRTHSLPVHTSPQTMLMFQQQECQVPGADLEINPTLESLCLSMTEHALGDGTDRTSTI; translated from the exons ATGATGTTCCGAGACCAGGTAGGTATCCTCACAGATTGGTTCAAGGGCTGGAATGAGTGTGAACAGACGGTGGCACTGTTGTCCCTCCTGAAGAGGGTGTCCCGCACCCAGGCTCGCTTCTTGCACATCTGCCTTGAACACTGGCTGGCAGACTGCACAGAGATCCACATCCTAGAAGCTGAGGCCAACAATGCAG CAATTGTCAGCCAGTGGCATCAGGAGCCGAAGGAAAAAGTTGTGTCCTTGCTGCTGTCCCACCTGCCTCTGCTGCAGCCACGCAACAGTGAGGCCAAATGTGAGTACAtgaagctgctgcagaaggTGTTGAGTCACACTATTGAGAGTAGCCTGTTTGTGGAAGAAAGCAGGCAGCTGCTGTCCTACGCGCTCATCCACCCTGCCACAACACTGGATGACCGCACCTCTCTGGCCATGTGGCTAAATCACCTAGAGGAGCACCTATCCAGTGGCTATGCCCCCCGGCCCCCATCTAGCCCCTACCACCCACGTCAGGGCTCAGATGAATGGCCCAGCTCTACTGAGGCTCTGGACCCTGGCCACGCTTGGCACGACCAGTCCCCCTCATCCAGCACGTCTCCAGCAGGCCAGAACGGACACATGCCTTTCCCAGGTGGGATGTCCTCTCCCATCAACAGCAATAACACAG GTCTGGGTGGACAGATGCAGCCCAGCCCTCTGAAGAAGTCCATGTCCGTGATTCCTTCCAGTCCCCAGGCTTGTGTCTCTGAGTGGGTTAGCCATGATGACATAGGGGGCAGGCAGAACTTCATTCTCACAGACCACGCTCCCCTTTCACCCCAAAGCAGCGTAGCCTCCTCAGGCAGTGAGCAGACAGAAGAACAAGGCTCCTATCGCAACACCTTCCAGGAGGATGGCAGTGGCATGAGAG ATGTTCCTGCATGGTTGAAGAGTCTCCGTCTTCATAAATATGCATCACTTTTTTCCCAGATGACCTATGATGAGATGATGATTCTCACAGAGCATCACCTGGAGTCGCAG aACGTCACTAAAGGAGCACGGCATAAGATCGCCTTGAGTATCCAGAAACTGCGAGAAAGGCAGAGTGTGCTCAAGTCTTTAGAAAAG GATATTTTGGAAGGGGGCAACCTGCGTAACGCCCTCCAGGAGCTGCAACAGATCATCCTCACACCCATTAAAGCCAACAGCCTTCCCAGTGCAGCACAGATTGCCCCTGATACAGCCACCTCCCCGTCAGACGCCACACAAACAGGAGCAGACAAAGAGCCGGCCTCAGAGGGCTTCCAGTCCCACAACCCCCCTCCCTGTGATGGAGACTCCTCAGCCACACCCATCTCAGACGGCGACATTGCTGGACAGTTCACCCGTGTCATGGGTAAAG tgtgcacccagttgctggtgtcAAGGCCAGATGAGGAGAATATCAGCTGTTACCTTCAGCTTATTGAGAAGTGTCTGACTCATGAG GCCTTCACAGAAACTCACAAGAAAAGGCTGGTCTCCTGGAAGCAGCAGGTCCTCAAATTGCTGCGCCTGTTCCCTCGGAAAGCTATGCTGGACATGCCTGTGTACCGACAGAAAGG CTGGACATATGGGTCCAACTCCCTCCCCACAGCAGGCTCTGTGAGTGGAGTTGTAGGGCGGCGGGGACAAAGGCCGTTCCAGATGACTCCTCGTGGACTTCCAGCAGGACGCATCGGTCTTCTGAGTCCCGGCGGGATCGGGGGAGCGTCTCCACGCCACACACTCACTAATCCTGCGCTGGCAGGCCAGGGAAGACAA AACCTGTGGTTTGCTAACCCTGGGGGCAGTAACAGCATGCCAAGTCAGAGTCGCAGCTCTGTGCAGCGGACCCACTCACTCCCTGTTCACACCTCCCCGCAAACCATGCTCATGTTCCAGCAGCAAG AATGCCAAGTTCCGGGTGCTGACCTGGAGATCAACCCCACGCTGGAGTCACTGTGCCTCAGTATGACAGAGCATGCCTTAGGGG ATGGAACAGACCGAACATCAACAAtatga
- the gmfg gene encoding glia maturation factor gamma — MSSSLVVCEVDESLKAKLRKFRFRKETNNAAILMKIDMEKQIVILEEEYEDISLDELRDELPERQPRFMVYSYKYVHADGRVSYPLCFIFSSPMGCKPEQQMMYAGSKNRLVQAAELTKVFETRNTDDLTEEWLKNQLGFFG; from the exons ATG TCAAGCTCGCTGGTTGTGTGTGAAGTGGATGAAAGTCTGAAAGCTAAACTGAGAAAGTTTAGATTCCGTAAAGAGACCAACAATGCTGCCATACTAA tGAAAATAGACATGGAGAAACAGATTGTTATCCTAGAAGAGGAATATGAG GACATCTCACTGGATGAGTTGAGAGATGAACTCCCAGAGCGGCAACCCAG GTTCATGGTCTACAGCTACAAATATGTCCATGCTGATGGAAGGGTGTCTTACCCTCTGTGTTTCATATTCTCCAGTCCAATGG GATGTAAGCCGGAGCAACAGATGATGTATGCAGGCAGCAAGAATCGACTGGTGCAAGCTGCAGAGCTCACAAAG GTCTTTGAAACCAGAAATACTGATGACCTGACAGAAGAATGGCTGAAGAACCAGTTGGGATTCTTTGGCTGA